One genomic region from Terriglobus aquaticus encodes:
- a CDS encoding AraC family transcriptional regulator, which produces MDPFADLIGLLRPRATLWGRIQGTGRWALSFRKRDDLLFCWVETGELQLTRPDAEPRFLNTGDFALIRTSSPFSLTTDPDLHPQDSEALVSSTGSTELVLGEATGPRVVLRCGRFVFDTANEALLWSLLPSTLHVAAGQQTSWRIRSLLTLNDAEGQSPGPGSDLIVRRLIELTLLEVLRNEVPRLDPKTKGLLAGLADPVISQALIAMHGQVTRAWTVAALARLCGVSRSTFAVRFQEVMGVSPIEYLTGWRIAIAKDKLRYGTQTIGEIALAVGFQSSSAFSTAFRRVAGCSPKQFAQQGAAPKPPQTSA; this is translated from the coding sequence ATGGACCCGTTCGCCGACCTCATCGGCCTGCTCCGGCCGCGCGCCACGTTGTGGGGACGGATCCAGGGCACCGGTCGCTGGGCCCTCTCCTTCCGCAAGCGCGACGACCTCCTCTTCTGCTGGGTCGAAACAGGCGAACTCCAGCTCACGCGTCCCGACGCCGAACCGCGCTTCCTCAACACCGGCGACTTCGCCCTGATCCGCACCTCATCGCCGTTCTCTCTCACCACCGATCCTGATCTCCACCCGCAGGACAGTGAAGCCCTGGTCTCCTCCACGGGCAGCACCGAACTCGTCCTTGGCGAAGCTACAGGTCCACGCGTCGTCCTCCGCTGCGGTCGTTTCGTCTTCGACACGGCGAACGAAGCCCTTCTATGGAGCCTGCTCCCGTCCACGCTCCACGTGGCGGCCGGCCAGCAGACCTCGTGGCGCATCCGCTCGCTGCTCACCCTGAACGACGCCGAAGGTCAATCCCCCGGACCGGGCAGCGACCTCATCGTCCGTCGCCTCATCGAACTCACGCTGCTGGAGGTGCTGCGGAACGAAGTGCCGCGACTCGACCCAAAGACGAAAGGGCTCCTGGCGGGCCTGGCCGACCCCGTAATCTCGCAAGCGCTCATCGCGATGCATGGGCAGGTCACCCGCGCCTGGACCGTGGCGGCGCTTGCCCGCCTCTGCGGCGTCTCGCGCTCCACCTTCGCCGTGCGCTTCCAGGAGGTCATGGGCGTCAGCCCCATCGAGTACCTCACCGGCTGGCGCATCGCCATCGCCAAGGACAAGCTCCGTTACGGCACACAAACCATCGGCGAGATAGCCCTCGCGGTCGGCTTCCAGTCTTCCAGCGCCTTCAGCACGGCATTCCGCCGCGTCGCCGGCTGCTCCCCAAAGCAGTTCGCGCAGCAGGGCGCAGCGCCGAAGCCGCCACAAACGTCGGCCTGA
- a CDS encoding alpha/beta fold hydrolase: MPQPPVHTEFIEANGLRFEVLTCGTGPRLALCLHGFPEVADSWRQQMPALAPLGYRVWAPNQRGYGKTSRPPHVSDYAIEHLMADVAALIDASGAPEVVLIAHDWGALVAWTFATRRIRPLRALAILNVPHPVCFARELRRNPGQMLRSWYMLFFQIPWLPEWLLSRRGGAPVRQMMLRSSTSPATFPRDLLDLCAANAAQPGAARAMIHWYRAFLRGGFRRQLRLGFPPITVPVLLIWGMADVALSYATTHGTEEFAPNLTRVDLAGVSHWVQQDATAACNSALAQFLADPEPAT, encoded by the coding sequence ATGCCGCAACCACCCGTCCACACCGAGTTCATCGAAGCCAACGGCCTTCGCTTCGAAGTCCTCACCTGCGGCACCGGCCCGCGTCTCGCACTTTGCCTGCACGGCTTCCCCGAAGTCGCCGACAGTTGGCGCCAGCAGATGCCCGCGCTCGCCCCACTCGGCTATCGCGTCTGGGCGCCAAACCAGCGCGGCTACGGCAAAACCTCGCGCCCGCCGCACGTCTCCGACTACGCTATCGAGCACCTCATGGCCGACGTCGCCGCCCTCATCGACGCCTCGGGCGCCCCCGAAGTCGTCCTCATCGCGCACGACTGGGGCGCGCTCGTCGCCTGGACCTTCGCCACCCGCCGCATTCGTCCTCTCCGCGCCCTCGCCATCCTCAACGTCCCGCACCCGGTCTGCTTCGCCCGCGAGCTCCGCCGCAACCCCGGCCAGATGCTTCGCTCCTGGTACATGCTCTTCTTCCAAATCCCGTGGCTGCCGGAGTGGCTCCTCAGCCGCCGCGGCGGTGCGCCCGTCCGCCAAATGATGCTCCGCTCCTCCACCTCGCCGGCCACGTTCCCGCGCGACTTGCTCGACCTCTGCGCCGCCAATGCCGCGCAGCCCGGCGCTGCCCGCGCCATGATTCACTGGTACCGCGCCTTCCTTCGCGGCGGCTTTCGGCGTCAGCTCCGCCTCGGCTTCCCGCCCATCACGGTCCCGGTGCTGCTCATCTGGGGCATGGCCGACGTCGCACTCTCCTACGCCACCACCCACGGCACCGAAGAGTTCGCTCCCAACCTCACCCGCGTCGACCTCGCCGGCGTCTCCCACTGGGTTCAGCAGGACGCCACCGCCGCCTGCAACAGCGCGCTGGCGCAGTTCCTTGCCGATCCGGAACCCGCCACCTAA
- a CDS encoding VWA domain-containing protein: MLAGQSTGCRNRRFTFLTKSRHRTLTSFEEHADVAQPALAEDALAPGVFTNARRMHMPSVVNIVVLDIANLSLPDQMYLSTQMERCIEHLPAGVPLAMYLNTGLHSVLLQDFTANHDRLLDAVHRALPHFAALGRERFTDITTLRGIAVDFAGIPGRKNVLWFSGGSALSLNPTGMVATPSAELRLVYDELEAARVAVYPIDARGLLVGSTLPVLSAQHGLMEDVATATGGLPFYNNNGVWQAAIRDLLSGSNFYTLSYTPKNLKFDNRWHRVRVTVDGPYTLSYRQGYFADGSNITVPAGARTRLLAGNRTEQVEQRTPIVFRAEVKPVAPGALHPGERPPAPGQTRYSIDYLIPGKALSVKQQGAEADAVVGVGFLALDRDGRPLVQHASASPFPSIRRS, from the coding sequence ATGCTGGCAGGCCAGTCCACGGGTTGCCGCAATCGGCGTTTCACCTTTCTGACGAAAAGCAGGCACAGAACTCTTACCTCGTTTGAGGAGCACGCCGATGTTGCGCAACCGGCTTTGGCGGAGGATGCGCTTGCGCCAGGGGTGTTCACCAATGCGCGGCGGATGCACATGCCATCCGTGGTGAACATCGTTGTGCTGGATATCGCGAACCTATCGTTGCCAGACCAGATGTACCTGTCAACGCAGATGGAGCGGTGTATCGAGCATTTGCCGGCTGGTGTGCCGCTGGCGATGTACCTGAATACAGGTCTGCATTCGGTTCTGCTGCAGGACTTTACCGCGAATCACGACCGCCTGCTGGACGCGGTGCACCGTGCCTTGCCGCACTTTGCGGCGCTGGGACGGGAACGCTTTACGGACATCACGACGCTGCGCGGCATCGCTGTCGACTTCGCCGGGATACCTGGCCGCAAGAATGTGTTGTGGTTCTCCGGTGGGTCCGCGCTTTCGTTGAATCCGACCGGGATGGTCGCTACACCGAGCGCTGAGCTACGCCTGGTGTACGACGAATTGGAAGCTGCTCGTGTGGCGGTGTATCCCATCGACGCACGCGGCCTGCTCGTCGGGTCCACTCTGCCTGTGTTGAGTGCGCAGCATGGCCTGATGGAGGATGTTGCAACGGCGACGGGAGGACTGCCGTTCTACAACAACAATGGAGTCTGGCAGGCAGCAATCCGCGACCTACTGAGCGGCAGCAACTTCTACACGTTGAGTTACACCCCAAAGAACCTGAAGTTCGACAACCGGTGGCATCGAGTGCGGGTCACGGTCGACGGGCCGTACACGCTTAGCTATCGCCAGGGTTACTTTGCGGATGGGTCCAACATCACGGTGCCCGCTGGCGCGCGCACCCGCCTGCTTGCGGGGAACAGGACCGAGCAGGTGGAACAACGTACTCCGATTGTGTTTCGCGCAGAGGTGAAGCCGGTTGCTCCCGGTGCGTTGCACCCAGGAGAACGACCGCCCGCGCCTGGGCAGACGCGCTACTCGATCGATTACCTCATTCCGGGCAAAGCGCTCAGCGTGAAGCAGCAGGGTGCCGAGGCAGATGCGGTCGTCGGCGTGGGATTTCTTGCGCTCGACCGGGATGGCAGACCGCTCGTGCAGCATGCAAGCGCATCACCTTTTCCGTCGATCAGGAGAAGTTGA
- a CDS encoding GspE/PulE family protein: MATPVAIPLATPELNDAERAQALARRYHSEFIDLREHKIQHDLVKSVPVELMFRYNFIPLEQQGDRLVIAVSDPSRLMVLDEISGLLGTRLITRVATLTQITDLLKKTEQSQRVLEEATEGLTYEVVPGDDSPDSNISIERLTSEDDISPIIRLVDTTIFSALERRASDIHLETYEDSLLVKYRIDGVLQQAMAPIAREHHQTILSRIKVMSELDIAERRVPQDGRFRVRYKGRLIDFRVSIMPTVHGENAVLRVLDKESMSEKFKQLSLDVVGFAAEDLRRFRRYIKEPYGMVLVTGPTGSGKTTTLYAALNEIKSEDDKIITIEDPVEYQIRGITQIPVNEKKGLTFARGLRSILRHDPDKILVGEIRDAETAQIAINSALTGHLVFTTVHANNVVDVLGRFLNMGVEPYNFVSALNCILAQRLVRQNCDFCSTYVTHSDEDLELNGLNPDEWRGFQFREGQGCIECGGTGYRGRSAIHELLELDDEVREMLLDKKPGSEIRKRARDKGMNFLRDSALDRVRHGITTLKEINKVTFIEAGR, encoded by the coding sequence ATGGCCACACCTGTCGCGATTCCACTCGCCACCCCGGAGCTGAACGACGCCGAGCGCGCGCAGGCCCTTGCCCGCCGCTACCACTCCGAGTTCATTGATCTCCGCGAGCACAAGATCCAGCACGACCTCGTCAAGTCCGTCCCGGTCGAGCTCATGTTTCGCTACAACTTCATCCCGCTGGAGCAGCAGGGCGACCGCCTCGTCATCGCCGTCTCTGACCCGTCGCGCCTCATGGTGCTCGACGAGATCAGCGGCCTGCTCGGCACCCGCCTCATCACCCGCGTCGCCACCCTCACCCAGATCACCGACCTGCTTAAGAAGACCGAGCAGTCCCAGCGCGTCCTCGAAGAAGCCACCGAAGGCCTCACCTACGAGGTTGTGCCCGGCGACGACAGCCCCGACTCGAACATCTCCATCGAGCGGCTCACCAGCGAAGACGACATCTCGCCGATCATCCGCCTCGTCGACACCACCATCTTCTCCGCGCTCGAGCGCCGCGCCTCCGACATCCACCTCGAAACCTACGAGGACTCGCTGCTCGTCAAGTACCGCATCGACGGCGTCCTGCAGCAGGCCATGGCGCCCATCGCGCGCGAGCACCACCAGACCATCCTCAGCCGTATCAAGGTCATGTCCGAGCTCGACATCGCCGAGCGCCGCGTTCCGCAAGACGGCCGTTTCCGCGTCCGCTACAAGGGCCGCCTCATCGACTTCCGCGTCAGCATCATGCCGACCGTGCACGGCGAAAACGCCGTCCTGCGCGTGCTCGACAAAGAGTCCATGAGCGAAAAGTTCAAGCAGCTCTCGCTCGACGTGGTCGGCTTCGCCGCCGAAGACCTGCGCCGCTTCCGCCGCTACATCAAGGAGCCCTACGGCATGGTGCTCGTCACCGGCCCCACCGGCTCCGGCAAGACCACCACCCTCTACGCCGCGCTCAACGAGATCAAGTCCGAAGACGACAAGATCATCACCATCGAGGACCCGGTCGAATACCAGATCCGCGGCATCACGCAAATCCCGGTCAACGAGAAGAAGGGCCTCACCTTTGCGCGCGGCCTGCGCTCCATCCTTCGCCACGACCCCGACAAGATCCTCGTCGGCGAGATCCGCGACGCCGAAACCGCGCAGATCGCCATCAACTCCGCGCTCACCGGCCACCTCGTCTTCACCACCGTCCACGCCAACAACGTCGTCGACGTGCTCGGCCGCTTTCTCAACATGGGCGTCGAGCCGTACAACTTCGTCTCCGCGCTCAACTGCATCCTGGCGCAGCGCCTCGTCCGGCAGAACTGCGACTTCTGTTCCACCTATGTCACGCACAGTGACGAAGATCTCGAGCTAAACGGCCTGAACCCCGACGAGTGGCGCGGCTTCCAGTTCCGCGAAGGCCAGGGCTGCATCGAGTGCGGCGGCACCGGCTACCGCGGCCGCTCCGCCATCCACGAACTCCTCGAACTCGACGACGAAGTCCGCGAGATGCTGCTCGACAAAAAGCCCGGCTCCGAAATCCGCAAACGCGCCCGCGACAAGGGCATGAACTTCCTCCGCGACTCCGCCCTAGACCGCGTCCGCCACGGCATAACTACCCTGAAAGAAATCAACAAAGTAACCTTCATCGAAGCCGGCAGATAA